The following are encoded in a window of Verrucomicrobiota bacterium genomic DNA:
- a CDS encoding transcriptional regulator has translation MSARQIVLPEQAPETYEELCRLHAPRPIHHREGYEVASKIVDWIAVRAVNAAQEDYAALMGDLVNAYETEYLPQPGEASGLEVLKMLVEEHGLRARQLAEILGADESMGSKLLHGHRNITVEHARKLGEFFGVKPAVFLDLNVRSRVETPALD, from the coding sequence ATGAGCGCAAGGCAAATCGTCCTTCCGGAGCAAGCACCAGAAACCTACGAGGAACTCTGCCGGCTGCATGCGCCTCGCCCGATCCATCACCGCGAAGGGTACGAAGTCGCTTCCAAAATCGTGGATTGGATCGCGGTCCGTGCGGTTAACGCCGCCCAGGAGGACTATGCCGCGCTGATGGGAGATCTGGTCAATGCGTACGAGACCGAGTACCTGCCCCAACCGGGAGAAGCCAGCGGGTTGGAAGTGCTGAAAATGCTGGTGGAGGAACACGGGCTGCGTGCGCGTCAGTTGGCGGAAATATTAGGTGCCGACGAATCGATGGGTTCAAAGCTGCTCCATGGCCACCGCAACATCACCGTCGAGCACGCCAGAAAGCTCGGCGAATTTTTTGGGGTTAAGCCGGCCGTGTTTTTGGACTTAAACGT
- a CDS encoding type II toxin-antitoxin system HigB family toxin, translated as MDVIKPARIRGFYEQYPGARADLQGWLRVVKAAEWKSFPDLRRTFPHADQVMVASGRPVVVFNVSGNRHRLICAVHFDKRRVFVLQFMTHADYSKDRWKHSL; from the coding sequence GTGGACGTCATCAAGCCTGCACGGATTCGGGGTTTTTATGAGCAGTACCCGGGGGCGAGGGCTGATTTGCAGGGCTGGTTGCGCGTTGTGAAAGCTGCCGAGTGGAAGAGTTTTCCAGATTTGCGCCGGACGTTTCCCCACGCCGACCAAGTGATGGTGGCAAGCGGGCGCCCGGTGGTGGTATTCAACGTCTCAGGCAACCGACATCGGCTCATTTGTGCCGTTCACTTTGATAAGCGACGCGTGTTCGTCCTGCAGTTCATGACTCACGCCGACTACAGCAAAGATCGTTGGAAGCATTCGCTATGA